From the genome of Virgibacillus siamensis, one region includes:
- a CDS encoding carbohydrate ABC transporter permease, whose amino-acid sequence MKQAIDVIPPSTITEKEIKAQKRKSLIIKILIWIMLIISATICLIPFYSMIITSTHSNSEIARKLLLLPGDRFIDNYKRLIDVVPIWRGFVNSLFITVISTILGLYFSAMSGYGFSKYKFKGNAFLFACVLATMMVPGQLGIIGFFRLMNQVGLINTYWPLILPSISNAFALFFFKQVADNSVPKEMVEAARIDGSSEITIFHRVGLPLMGPSVATLGIFLFIGKWNEFLQPMIILFDNKLQTLPVMIASVRSQFNVDYGAQYVGIVISIIPILIVFAIFSKQIIGNVMAGAVKE is encoded by the coding sequence TTGAAACAAGCAATAGATGTAATACCGCCCTCTACCATAACCGAGAAAGAAATAAAGGCACAAAAACGAAAAAGCCTGATTATAAAGATACTTATTTGGATTATGTTGATAATATCTGCGACTATCTGTTTGATTCCTTTTTACAGTATGATTATTACTTCTACACATTCGAACTCGGAGATTGCTAGAAAATTATTATTGTTGCCAGGGGATCGATTTATCGATAACTATAAGCGGCTAATTGATGTTGTGCCTATTTGGAGAGGTTTTGTTAACAGTTTATTTATTACCGTGATTTCCACTATTTTGGGTTTGTATTTCTCAGCAATGAGTGGTTACGGTTTTTCCAAATACAAATTTAAAGGAAATGCATTTTTGTTTGCTTGTGTATTAGCCACGATGATGGTTCCAGGACAATTGGGGATTATAGGTTTCTTCCGATTAATGAATCAAGTTGGGTTAATTAATACGTATTGGCCACTCATTTTACCGTCCATTAGTAATGCATTTGCCTTGTTCTTTTTTAAACAAGTTGCAGATAACTCTGTTCCAAAGGAGATGGTAGAAGCGGCAAGGATTGATGGAAGCAGTGAAATAACTATATTCCATCGGGTTGGCCTTCCGTTGATGGGACCATCAGTCGCGACATTAGGAATCTTTCTCTTTATTGGGAAGTGGAACGAATTTCTGCAGCCTATGATTATTCTATTTGATAATAAGCTGCAAACGCTTCCGGTTATGATTGCCAGTGTCAGAAGTCAATTTAATGTTGATTATGGTGCACAGTATGTCGGGATTGTTATCTCGATCATTCCAATTCTAATTGTATTTGCAATCTTTTCGAAGCAAATTATTGGTAACGTTATGGCAGGTGCAGTTAAGGAATAG